A part of Rhipicephalus microplus isolate Deutch F79 chromosome 8, USDA_Rmic, whole genome shotgun sequence genomic DNA contains:
- the LOC142768496 gene encoding uncharacterized protein LOC142768496, whose amino-acid sequence MTAKLKNLDSSVALTLSMTMTVIKGIDISAIMQAGRPHAIHRAKCANMTEDQYEVVCRTWLYSGSYAINYVHYLPDGCCNFVESQYPNEVLTFETPKSIEDKVRAAYKIVRDAPVLSWLAYNVSFNLASSICGGINSRLRQFRELIESH is encoded by the exons ATGACCGCGAAACTGAAGAATCTTGACTCCAGCGTTGCACTGACCTTGAGCATGACCATGACAGTTATCAAGGGCATCGACATAAGCGCCATTATGCAAGCAGGAaggccacatgcaatacatcgggcAAAATGCGCAAATATGACTGAGGACCAGTACGAAGTG GTGTGTCGCACTTGGCTTTACTCGGGAAGTTACGCTATAAATTACGTGCATTACCTGCCGGACGGCTGCTGCAACTTCGTGGAAAGCCAATATCCCAATGAAGTACTCACCTTCGAAACGCCGAAATCCATAGAAGACAAG GTGCGAGCCGCTTACAAAATCGTTCGTGACGCTCCAGTGCTAAGTTGGCTTGCGTACAACGTGTCTTTCAACCTTGCATCTAGCATATGCGGCGGAATAAACAGTCGTCTGCGGCAGTTCAGAGAACTGATTGAGAGCCATTGA